The following proteins are co-located in the Streptomyces spinoverrucosus genome:
- a CDS encoding globin domain-containing protein, translated as MLSEQSIPIVRATLPLVGAAIDEIAELFYAKLFDDLPELLRDLFNRGNQANGEQKKALAGSIAAFAGMLLEHPDARPDAMLARIAHKHASLGVTSDQYKLVHQHLLAAVGEVLGDAVTGDVAAVWDEVYWLMANALIAVEARLYQEADVADGRVWRQMKVIDRREETPDAVSFVLGRIDGSPAGAFRPGQYVSVQVELPDGARQIRQYSLSAAPGSDPWRITVKRVNGMAGPEGEVSSWLHENVRVGDVLTVSAPFGDLVLPEGDGPLLLASAGIGCTPMLSMLHHLAAGRTSREVTVVHADRTPADHAHRDELRRLVQALPHATLHLWYEEPGDDAPGASAGQADVTALELPEGLNAAYLCGPLPFMRAVRGDLLRLGLPAHAIHYEVFGPDLWLGRE; from the coding sequence GTGCTCTCCGAGCAATCCATCCCGATCGTCCGGGCCACCCTGCCCCTCGTCGGCGCCGCCATCGACGAGATCGCCGAGCTGTTCTACGCCAAGCTCTTCGACGACCTTCCCGAACTGCTGCGCGACCTGTTCAACCGCGGGAACCAGGCCAACGGGGAGCAGAAGAAGGCGCTGGCCGGCTCCATCGCGGCGTTCGCGGGCATGCTGCTCGAACACCCCGACGCCCGGCCCGACGCGATGCTCGCCAGGATCGCCCACAAGCACGCCTCCCTCGGCGTCACCTCCGACCAGTACAAGCTCGTCCACCAACACCTCCTCGCCGCCGTCGGCGAGGTCCTGGGCGATGCCGTCACCGGCGACGTAGCCGCCGTCTGGGACGAGGTCTACTGGCTGATGGCCAACGCGCTGATCGCTGTTGAGGCCCGGCTCTACCAGGAGGCCGACGTGGCCGACGGCCGGGTCTGGCGGCAGATGAAGGTGATCGACCGGCGAGAGGAGACCCCTGACGCGGTGTCCTTCGTGCTGGGCCGCATCGACGGCAGCCCCGCGGGCGCGTTCCGCCCGGGCCAGTACGTCAGTGTCCAGGTCGAACTGCCCGACGGCGCCCGCCAGATACGCCAGTACAGCCTGTCCGCCGCCCCGGGCAGCGACCCGTGGCGCATCACCGTCAAGCGCGTCAACGGCATGGCAGGACCGGAGGGCGAGGTCTCCTCCTGGCTGCATGAGAACGTGCGCGTCGGAGACGTGCTCACCGTCTCCGCCCCCTTCGGCGACCTCGTCCTACCCGAAGGCGACGGCCCGCTGCTGCTGGCGTCGGCCGGGATCGGCTGCACACCGATGCTGTCCATGCTCCACCACCTGGCCGCCGGGCGTACGTCCCGGGAGGTGACGGTGGTTCACGCCGACCGCACCCCCGCCGACCATGCGCACCGCGACGAACTCCGCCGCCTGGTCCAAGCGCTGCCGCATGCCACGTTGCACCTCTGGTACGAAGAGCCGGGCGACGATGCCCCGGGGGCGTCCGCCGGCCAGGCCGACGTGACCGCGCTCGAACTCCCGGAGGGGCTGAACGCCGCATACCTGTGCGGCCCGCTGCCGTTCATGCGGGCGGTACGCGGCGACCTGCTCCGCCTCGGATTGCCCGCACACGCCATTCACTACGAAGTCTTCGGCCCTGATCTCTGGCTCGGCCGCGAGTAA
- a CDS encoding cupin domain-containing protein, with product MSDLGGSLTPGTPSLATPGLQQAVRFLGAVLRIRVGGEASGGQLAVVEHEGERGYCAPLHRRDAEEETFLVLDGELRVEVDGQAQAAGAGAAAFLPRKVPHAFVVTSPQARFLTLHVPAGFERFVLAGGLLLTPVGTPTSDEPARCSRRPLATHLPPLSDQANSVELRPLHFTQHTRRNTAVTTAGQPVGVVVRPVPPR from the coding sequence ATGTCCGACTTGGGTGGCAGCCTCACTCCAGGTACGCCGTCCCTCGCGACGCCCGGCCTCCAGCAGGCCGTTCGCTTCCTCGGCGCCGTGCTGCGCATCCGGGTGGGAGGCGAAGCGAGCGGCGGGCAACTGGCGGTCGTCGAGCACGAGGGGGAGCGCGGCTACTGCGCCCCCTTGCACAGGCGTGACGCCGAGGAGGAGACCTTCCTGGTCCTCGACGGCGAGCTGCGCGTCGAGGTGGACGGCCAGGCGCAGGCGGCCGGCGCCGGCGCCGCAGCGTTCCTGCCGCGCAAGGTTCCGCACGCCTTCGTGGTGACCAGCCCGCAGGCCCGGTTCCTCACCCTCCACGTTCCGGCGGGCTTCGAGCGGTTCGTTCTCGCGGGCGGACTCCTCCTCACCCCCGTCGGCACGCCGACGAGCGACGAGCCGGCGCGTTGCAGCAGGCGGCCGCTCGCCACTCACCTGCCGCCACTGAGCGACCAAGCGAACAGTGTCGAACTGCGCCCGCTGCACTTCACGCAGCACACCAGGAGGAATACGGCGGTCACGACGGCTGGGCAACCCGTAGGTGTCGTCGTTCGGCCAGTTCCTCCGCGCTGA
- the nsrR gene encoding nitric oxide-sensing transcriptional repressor NsrR translates to MRLTKFTDLALRAVMRLAVSEQDGPLTTQEVAEAMAVPSAHMAKAVTRLQHLGVLEARRGRGGGLALTALGRRASVGWLVRELEGQDEVVACEGDQPCPLRAACRLRRALRDAQEAFYATLDPLTVTDLVASPTGPVLVGLAGHRPE, encoded by the coding sequence GTGCGGTTGACGAAGTTCACCGACCTGGCGCTGCGTGCCGTGATGCGCCTGGCGGTCTCCGAGCAGGACGGCCCTCTGACCACCCAGGAGGTGGCGGAGGCTATGGCGGTACCCTCCGCGCACATGGCGAAGGCGGTCACGCGCCTGCAGCACCTGGGCGTACTGGAGGCCCGACGCGGTCGCGGCGGCGGACTGGCACTCACCGCCCTCGGCCGCCGGGCGTCGGTGGGCTGGCTGGTGCGGGAACTGGAAGGTCAGGACGAGGTCGTCGCGTGTGAGGGCGATCAACCCTGCCCACTCCGCGCGGCGTGCCGACTCCGACGCGCACTGCGCGACGCACAGGAAGCCTTCTACGCCACCCTCGATCCGCTGACCGTGACCGACCTGGTGGCCTCACCCACCGGGCCGGTTCTCGTGGGACTGGCCGGCCACCGCCCCGAGTGA
- a CDS encoding DUF5707 domain-containing protein has product MSRRIALSAAAAIVVLGGAGAFAFAYAEDQQPALDNSDARYAAPDGDRDGSFTFTTEVTASSGVKSLKVLAWPADDTFAKDELTEKDMAEADSATCKPAGDDTARCTYKIPVTAAEAAESPRGPWHVATLTTAKDGTTTFDKKAASFTIG; this is encoded by the coding sequence ATGTCCCGACGTATCGCCCTGTCCGCCGCCGCCGCAATCGTCGTCCTCGGCGGCGCCGGAGCCTTCGCCTTCGCCTACGCCGAGGACCAGCAGCCCGCCCTGGACAACAGCGACGCCCGCTACGCGGCCCCCGACGGGGACCGGGACGGCTCGTTCACCTTCACCACCGAGGTCACGGCGTCTTCCGGCGTCAAGAGCCTGAAGGTCCTGGCCTGGCCGGCCGACGACACCTTCGCCAAGGACGAACTGACCGAGAAGGACATGGCCGAGGCGGATTCGGCCACCTGCAAGCCCGCTGGCGACGACACCGCCCGCTGCACCTACAAGATTCCCGTGACCGCCGCCGAGGCCGCCGAGTCCCCGCGCGGCCCCTGGCACGTCGCCACCCTCACCACCGCCAAGGACGGCACGACCACCTTCGACAAGAAGGCGGCGAGCTTCACCATCGGCTGA
- a CDS encoding TetR/AcrR family transcriptional regulator, with the protein MARAGLTAERVTIAGAELADEIGFEQVTMSQVARRLGVKDASLYTHVRGLEDLRGRIALLAADEKTIRIAEATVGRAGKDALVAFANAWREYARTHPGRYTATQTPIRIDPDLAAKATGPRRAVELTYGMLRGYGLTEPDLTDAVRLLRSTFHGFVALEAAGGFAHERSSQQSWIRALDALHTLLEHWPSPREGDSS; encoded by the coding sequence ATGGCGCGCGCAGGGCTGACGGCGGAGCGGGTGACGATCGCGGGCGCCGAACTGGCGGACGAGATCGGATTCGAGCAGGTGACCATGTCGCAGGTGGCGCGGCGGCTGGGCGTGAAGGACGCGAGCCTCTACACGCACGTCCGCGGCCTGGAGGATCTGCGCGGTCGGATCGCGCTGCTGGCGGCGGACGAGAAGACCATTCGCATCGCGGAGGCGACCGTCGGGCGGGCGGGCAAGGACGCCCTGGTCGCGTTCGCGAACGCCTGGCGGGAGTACGCCCGCACGCATCCTGGCCGCTACACGGCGACCCAGACCCCGATCCGGATCGACCCCGATCTGGCTGCCAAGGCAACCGGACCGCGGCGCGCGGTCGAGCTGACCTACGGCATGCTGCGCGGCTACGGACTGACCGAGCCAGACCTGACCGACGCGGTCCGGTTGCTGCGCAGCACGTTCCACGGGTTCGTCGCCCTGGAGGCCGCGGGCGGATTCGCGCACGAGCGTTCGTCGCAGCAGTCCTGGATCCGCGCGCTCGACGCCCTGCACACCCTCCTGGAGCACTGGCCATCGCCCCGAGAAGGAGACTCCTCATGA
- a CDS encoding GNAT family N-acetyltransferase, whose amino-acid sequence MGDLVTARLVIHPMTVSEAERVVAGEPDSGARWAPEYPTDGDVSAARRFLSTCADTGDPQPFGNYEIRRREDSQAIGGVGFHGPADENGSVTIGYGLVPSARGKGYATEALRGLLLLARAHGVTCVKGDADHDNIASQHVMLAVGMRPTGEDEHVRYFEIAWTDATAITDPRS is encoded by the coding sequence GTGGGTGATCTTGTGACGGCGCGGCTCGTGATTCATCCGATGACCGTGAGTGAGGCTGAGCGAGTAGTGGCGGGCGAGCCGGACAGTGGTGCCCGATGGGCGCCCGAATACCCCACAGACGGGGATGTGTCCGCCGCCAGGCGCTTCCTGAGCACCTGCGCGGACACCGGTGATCCCCAGCCATTCGGAAACTATGAGATCCGCCGCCGCGAGGACAGTCAGGCGATCGGCGGTGTGGGCTTCCACGGACCCGCGGACGAGAACGGCAGCGTCACGATCGGCTACGGCCTCGTCCCGTCAGCGCGAGGCAAGGGGTACGCCACCGAAGCCCTCCGCGGACTGCTGCTGCTCGCGCGGGCCCACGGCGTCACCTGCGTGAAAGGCGACGCGGACCACGACAACATCGCGTCCCAGCACGTCATGCTGGCAGTCGGCATGCGGCCGACCGGAGAAGACGAACACGTGAGGTACTTCGAGATCGCCTGGACCGACGCGACGGCGATCACCGACCCCCGCTCCTAG
- a CDS encoding ABC transporter ATP-binding protein, producing the protein MTQQIEHAPAQPVIQARDVTMAYGDTSVLRGIDLDVHRGEVFALLGPNGAGKTTTVEILEGFRQRSGGEVRVLGVDPERGDDAWRGRIGLVLQSWRDHPRWRVCELLTHFATYYSDPRDPAGLLALVGLTDQADQQVNRLSGGQRRRLDVALGIVGRPELLFLDEPTTGFDPQARHEFHLLVERLARDEGVTVLLTTHDLVEAERLADRIAMLVGGRIRACGTPAELARRAAAQAEVRWTADDGTSRRVRTEDPSRLVWDLHQDAVGPIADLEVRRPTLEDTYLHMVHWQDDGTDAVMDGEARAA; encoded by the coding sequence ATGACGCAGCAGATCGAGCACGCACCCGCCCAACCCGTGATCCAGGCCCGCGATGTGACCATGGCGTACGGCGACACCAGCGTCCTGCGCGGCATCGATCTGGACGTCCACCGCGGCGAGGTCTTCGCGCTGCTCGGCCCCAACGGCGCCGGGAAGACCACCACCGTCGAGATCCTGGAGGGCTTCCGGCAGCGCTCCGGCGGGGAGGTCCGCGTCCTCGGTGTGGACCCCGAGCGGGGCGACGACGCCTGGCGCGGCCGCATCGGGCTGGTCCTGCAGTCCTGGCGCGACCACCCCCGCTGGCGGGTCTGCGAACTTCTGACGCACTTCGCGACGTACTACTCCGACCCGCGCGACCCCGCCGGGCTGCTGGCCCTGGTCGGCCTCACCGACCAGGCCGACCAGCAGGTGAACCGGCTGTCCGGCGGCCAGCGCCGGCGGCTGGATGTCGCGCTCGGCATCGTCGGCCGCCCCGAACTCCTCTTCCTGGACGAGCCGACCACCGGTTTCGACCCTCAGGCACGGCACGAGTTCCACCTCCTGGTCGAACGGCTGGCCCGCGATGAAGGCGTCACCGTCCTGCTCACCACACACGACCTGGTGGAGGCCGAGCGGCTCGCCGACCGGATCGCGATGCTGGTCGGCGGCCGGATCCGGGCCTGCGGCACCCCGGCGGAGCTGGCTCGTCGGGCCGCCGCTCAGGCCGAGGTCCGCTGGACGGCCGACGACGGTACGTCCCGCCGCGTACGCACCGAGGACCCCTCACGGCTGGTCTGGGACCTCCACCAGGACGCGGTCGGCCCGATCGCCGACCTGGAGGTCCGCCGCCCGACGCTGGAGGACACCTATCTGCACATGGTGCATTGGCAGGACGACGGCACGGACGCAGTCATGGACGGGGAGGCACGGGCCGCATGA
- a CDS encoding cupin domain-containing protein: MSAEHAHLPPGVEVITTLPEAAARIPDGAEARTIRVTLPPGDPGAPPHRHPGPLFGYVTEGEILFELEGQPPRVLKAGDALFEPGGEVIHYQGANNLPDAQSQLVVTMFAPPGTPVLTVVSAEELAERRHLRVAQPS; the protein is encoded by the coding sequence ATGAGCGCTGAGCACGCCCACCTGCCCCCAGGCGTTGAGGTGATCACGACCCTGCCGGAGGCGGCGGCCCGGATACCGGACGGCGCCGAGGCCAGGACCATCCGGGTCACCCTGCCGCCCGGCGACCCCGGCGCGCCCCCGCACCGGCACCCCGGACCGCTCTTCGGCTACGTGACCGAGGGCGAGATCCTCTTCGAGCTGGAGGGGCAGCCGCCCCGGGTCCTCAAGGCCGGTGACGCCCTGTTCGAGCCCGGGGGCGAGGTGATCCACTACCAGGGCGCCAACAACCTCCCGGACGCGCAGTCGCAGCTGGTGGTGACCATGTTCGCGCCGCCGGGTACGCCGGTTCTGACCGTGGTCAGCGCGGAGGAACTGGCCGAACGACGACACCTACGGGTTGCCCAGCCGTCGTGA
- a CDS encoding alpha/beta fold hydrolase gives MTGQTVGSLRVDGATLHYETRGQGPLLLLIPGGTGGAASFDGIADALATEYTVATYDPRGMSRSTLDDPEAEQRVAEHADDAFRMLELLSPGEPARVFGASAGAIAALHLLAAHPERIERVVAHEPPVVEVLPDAPEHRVLIARVQETFRIQGLMPAMAVFAAGLKKDGDNAGPKAEVELPPQAAERAERTMANLPYFIGRIVPSFMSYAPDIHRLEALSDRLVLACGQDSSGELPYRPAAFLAERLGTELQHFPGGHTGLTTHPAEFADRLRKGLEA, from the coding sequence ATGACCGGTCAGACCGTCGGCAGCCTGCGTGTGGACGGCGCGACACTGCACTACGAAACGCGCGGTCAGGGCCCGCTCCTGCTGCTGATCCCCGGTGGGACGGGGGGCGCAGCCTCCTTCGACGGCATCGCCGACGCCCTGGCCACGGAATACACCGTCGCCACCTACGACCCGCGCGGCATGTCGCGCAGCACGTTGGACGACCCCGAGGCTGAGCAGCGAGTGGCCGAGCACGCCGATGACGCGTTCCGGATGTTGGAACTGCTGTCGCCGGGCGAGCCCGCTCGCGTGTTCGGCGCCAGCGCGGGCGCGATCGCCGCCCTGCACCTGCTCGCTGCGCATCCGGAGCGCATCGAACGCGTCGTGGCGCACGAGCCACCGGTGGTGGAAGTCCTGCCGGACGCCCCCGAACACCGGGTGCTCATCGCGCGCGTGCAGGAGACGTTCCGCATCCAAGGGCTCATGCCGGCGATGGCTGTATTCGCCGCGGGGCTGAAGAAGGACGGCGACAATGCCGGCCCGAAGGCCGAGGTCGAGCTTCCGCCGCAAGCAGCGGAGCGGGCTGAGCGGACGATGGCCAACTTGCCGTACTTCATTGGACGCATCGTGCCCAGTTTCATGTCCTACGCCCCGGACATCCACCGACTGGAGGCACTGTCAGACCGACTTGTGCTCGCCTGTGGCCAGGACTCGAGCGGCGAGCTCCCCTACCGTCCAGCCGCCTTCCTGGCCGAGCGTCTCGGCACGGAACTTCAGCACTTTCCAGGCGGGCACACCGGCCTGACCACGCACCCCGCCGAGTTCGCCGACCGCCTGCGGAAGGGGCTGGAGGCCTGA
- a CDS encoding DUF1330 domain-containing protein, producing the protein MPAYAIAHLRDAALHPEVAEYIERIPGTFEPYGGRFLVHVTPHEVKEGSWPGAVVVIGFPGIAEARAWWDSPAYQEIAPLRSRHIEGDIILVEGVPEDYDPAVTAKKLREAMAAE; encoded by the coding sequence ATGCCCGCGTACGCCATCGCCCACCTGCGAGACGCCGCCTTGCACCCAGAGGTCGCCGAGTACATCGAGCGTATCCCGGGCACCTTCGAGCCATACGGCGGCCGGTTCCTCGTGCACGTCACGCCGCACGAGGTGAAGGAGGGGAGCTGGCCCGGGGCCGTGGTGGTGATCGGATTCCCGGGGATCGCCGAGGCGCGTGCCTGGTGGGACTCGCCCGCCTACCAGGAGATCGCCCCGCTGCGCTCACGGCACATCGAGGGCGACATCATCCTCGTCGAGGGCGTACCCGAGGACTACGACCCGGCCGTCACCGCGAAAAAGCTGCGCGAGGCCATGGCGGCCGAATAG
- a CDS encoding transcriptional regulator: MSTPTGFDELIHPATRLSVVALLAATEWADFAFVRDSLSLSDSALSKQLHTLEEAGYLELHKEGGGRKRRTKVRLTDRGRTAFEGHVAALRAIVEGAGPPATTGEEARRQHPTKAGR, encoded by the coding sequence ATGAGCACACCCACCGGCTTCGACGAGCTGATCCATCCCGCCACCCGGCTGTCGGTGGTCGCACTGCTCGCCGCCACCGAATGGGCGGACTTCGCGTTCGTCCGCGACAGCCTCTCGCTCAGCGACTCCGCACTCTCCAAACAACTGCACACCCTGGAAGAGGCCGGATACCTGGAGCTCCACAAGGAGGGCGGCGGCCGCAAGCGGCGCACGAAGGTGCGGTTGACGGACCGCGGCCGCACCGCCTTCGAGGGGCACGTGGCGGCGCTCCGGGCAATCGTCGAGGGCGCCGGGCCGCCGGCGACGACCGGGGAGGAAGCCCGCCGGCAGCACCCCACGAAGGCAGGACGATGA